A region of Campylobacter armoricus DNA encodes the following proteins:
- a CDS encoding MFS transporter: MLKTVLPLSFIVGTRFFGLFIVLPVLSLYALNLKGANEFLVGLLVGVYALTQMALQVPFGMLSDKIGRKKTMLIGLVVFIVGSLVCSYANDIYTMMFGRLLQGAGAIGAVATAMISDFINEENRGKAMAIMGSFIGLSFAASLVLSPLMSAKFGLSSLFDLSAILSLVCIVLLFSVVPKEHTIVHENTKTPLKKLLKEKNLALMNLTNCMQKMLMSIAFLSIPLVLVHEFNYPSENLWHVYVSSMVLGFLAMGLSGSLGEKRGLSKEILLLGVAFFIIAYIIFAFSHNALVFMVGVVVFFIGFNLHEPIMQSCASKFAKVNEKGAALGVFNAFGYFGSFLGGVVGGYFLHHFSLVALAFILIALSLIWFVLLLFLQSPADFKNIYLPLEIKYDLNKIKNLNGVLDVYKNAKFLVIKYDKKITSEDELKTKF, from the coding sequence ATGTTAAAAACCGTTTTACCTTTATCTTTTATAGTGGGAACTAGATTTTTTGGTTTATTTATAGTTTTACCAGTTTTAAGTTTATATGCTTTAAATTTAAAAGGGGCTAATGAATTTTTAGTAGGGCTTTTGGTAGGTGTATATGCTTTAACTCAAATGGCTTTACAAGTGCCTTTTGGAATGCTTTCAGATAAAATAGGGCGTAAAAAAACTATGCTTATAGGGCTTGTAGTATTTATCGTAGGTTCTTTGGTATGCTCGTATGCTAATGATATTTATACTATGATGTTTGGAAGGTTATTACAAGGAGCAGGGGCTATAGGTGCTGTTGCTACTGCTATGATAAGTGATTTTATCAATGAAGAAAATCGTGGCAAGGCTATGGCTATCATGGGATCATTCATAGGACTTTCTTTTGCAGCTTCTTTGGTGCTATCTCCTTTAATGAGTGCTAAATTTGGACTTTCAAGTTTGTTTGATTTGAGTGCGATTTTGAGTTTAGTTTGTATCGTTCTTTTATTTAGTGTAGTGCCAAAAGAGCATACAATCGTGCATGAAAATACAAAAACCCCATTAAAAAAACTTCTAAAAGAAAAAAACCTAGCTTTGATGAATCTTACTAATTGTATGCAAAAAATGCTTATGAGTATAGCATTTTTAAGCATACCTTTGGTTTTGGTGCATGAGTTTAACTACCCGAGCGAAAATTTATGGCATGTTTATGTTAGCTCTATGGTCCTTGGTTTTTTAGCTATGGGTTTATCAGGCTCTTTAGGAGAAAAAAGAGGTTTAAGTAAAGAAATTTTACTTTTAGGAGTGGCGTTTTTTATCATCGCTTATATTATATTTGCTTTTTCACATAATGCTTTAGTGTTTATGGTGGGTGTTGTAGTGTTTTTTATAGGATTTAATTTGCATGAGCCTATTATGCAAAGTTGTGCGAGTAAATTTGCTAAGGTAAATGAAAAAGGTGCAGCTTTGGGTGTATTTAATGCTTTTGGTTATTTTGGAAGCTTTTTAGGTGGTGTTGTAGGAGGGTATTTTTTACACCATTTTAGTTTAGTTGCTCTTGCTTTTATTTTGATAGCTTTGTCTTTGATTTGGTTTGTGTTGCTTTTGTTTTTACAAAGTCCAGCAGATTTTAAAAATATTTATTTGCCTTTAGAAATTAAGTATGATTTAAATAAGATTAAAAATTTAAACGGGGTTTTAGATGTATATAAAAACGCTAAATTCTTGGTTATAAAATATGATAAAAAAATCACAAGCGAAGATGAACTTAAAACTAAATTTTAA
- the rdgB gene encoding RdgB/HAM1 family non-canonical purine NTP pyrophosphatase codes for MKKKLKIILATSNTHKVEEIKKILTTYEIYALNEIITPFEIIEDGKSFKENALIKSKAIFNALGKKQNEFITLSDDSGISVEALDNAPGIFSARYSKEGTDEANRNKLIQALHKKNLTQSNAFYTAAIAISSKYGHFSTHGYMHGLAIDTPKGNNGFGYDPLFIPKGFDKTLGELDEKIKLKISHRSCALKLCTYILKIIERVENQ; via the coding sequence ATGAAGAAAAAATTAAAAATCATTCTAGCAACTTCTAATACACACAAAGTAGAAGAAATCAAAAAAATTTTAACTACTTATGAAATTTATGCACTAAATGAAATCATCACTCCTTTTGAAATCATTGAAGATGGTAAAAGTTTTAAAGAAAATGCCTTGATAAAATCTAAAGCTATTTTTAATGCTTTAGGTAAAAAACAAAATGAATTTATAACCTTAAGTGATGATAGTGGTATAAGTGTAGAAGCTTTAGATAATGCACCAGGAATTTTTTCAGCAAGATATTCCAAAGAAGGCACAGATGAAGCTAATAGAAACAAACTCATTCAAGCTTTACATAAAAAAAATCTAACTCAAAGTAATGCTTTTTATACCGCAGCTATTGCTATAAGCTCAAAGTATGGACATTTTAGCACGCATGGATATATGCATGGTCTTGCCATTGACACTCCAAAGGGAAATAATGGCTTTGGATACGATCCTTTATTTATCCCAAAAGGTTTTGATAAAACTTTAGGCGAGTTAGATGAGAAAATTAAATTAAAAATTTCTCATCGTTCTTGTGCGTTAAAACTATGCACTTATATATTAAAAATTATAGAAAGAGTAGAAAATCAATGA
- a CDS encoding efflux RND transporter permease subunit translates to MLSKILKTFLNFPKLTLGITLIFCVFFSFFAKNLSVDASAESLLLEHDKGLKLYREISERYGNDNFLMLAFAPKDKDIFSKENLETIKNLTLDLTKVKGVEKVFSIANAPLLTSSKDKELKELIQNIPNIFSQDIDINLAKKEILNHPFYKNNIISKDAKTTGILIYLAPDIIYNDLIKLRDSAKNENEKEYFRALIKKHQEGSREFSAKRLEEINNIVFKYSQSGDFLHLGGVEMIANDMIDYVKSDLKIYGLSLIGLLFIVLWWFFGSLRLVFLALGICVISLFTSSGIFALLGFDITIVSSNYVALVLIISVSVVIHLIVHFIENSHKHQKSSVYKILLSTLLNKANPSFFAILTTIVGFLSFVFSDIEPIIKLGIMMSLGISVSLILAYIYFASVLMLLPRFEFKKLNQSSLKFLGFCANVSLKHRKIIYSISVICVVFALFGISQIKVENSFVSYFKDSSRIKQGLLIIDKELGGTMPLDVIVKFKHNSKQNESVDEFEQEFDDLAKDDRYFFSSEKTRIATKVHQFLSKQKYVGSVLSLQSLLELGKSINDGKALDDFALAFLYENLDESFKKQVLTPFVSIENNELRFSVRMLDSDPNLRRDAFLKQLEKDLNELLQNDNVEIKISGIMPLYNNMLQSLFSSQFDTLVFVVLVIFALFVVIFRSFVYAFVAILANLIPLALVFGLMGILNIPLDIMSITIAAICIGIGVDDMIHYIHRFKEELKHKSLEDAIKASHFGIGSAIYYTSVTIILGFLVMISSNFIPTIYFGLLTVLAMSLLLFGALFLLPSFIVSYYHFKTKS, encoded by the coding sequence ATGCTAAGTAAAATTTTAAAAACCTTTCTTAATTTTCCAAAGCTAACTTTGGGGATTACTTTAATTTTTTGTGTATTTTTTAGTTTTTTTGCTAAAAATTTAAGTGTAGATGCAAGTGCTGAAAGCTTACTTTTAGAACATGATAAAGGCTTGAAACTATATAGAGAGATTTCAGAACGCTATGGTAATGATAATTTTTTAATGCTCGCTTTTGCTCCTAAAGATAAAGATATTTTTAGTAAAGAAAATTTAGAAACCATCAAAAATTTAACTCTTGATTTAACAAAAGTCAAAGGGGTTGAAAAAGTATTTTCTATTGCTAATGCACCTTTGCTTACAAGTTCTAAAGATAAAGAATTAAAAGAGCTTATTCAAAATATACCTAATATTTTTAGTCAAGATATAGATATAAATTTAGCCAAAAAAGAAATTTTAAATCACCCTTTTTATAAAAATAATATCATCTCAAAAGATGCAAAAACAACAGGAATTTTGATATATCTTGCACCTGATATTATCTATAATGATTTGATTAAATTAAGGGATAGTGCAAAAAATGAAAATGAAAAAGAGTATTTTAGAGCCTTGATTAAAAAACATCAAGAAGGTTCAAGAGAATTTAGTGCAAAAAGATTAGAAGAAATAAATAACATAGTTTTTAAATATAGCCAAAGCGGGGATTTTTTGCACCTTGGCGGTGTGGAAATGATTGCTAATGATATGATTGATTATGTAAAGAGTGATTTAAAAATTTATGGACTTAGTTTGATAGGTCTTTTATTTATTGTTCTTTGGTGGTTTTTTGGCTCTTTGCGTTTAGTGTTTTTGGCTTTGGGAATTTGTGTGATTTCGCTTTTTACTTCTAGTGGAATTTTTGCACTTTTGGGTTTTGATATTACCATAGTTTCTTCAAACTATGTAGCTTTAGTGCTTATTATTAGCGTTTCTGTGGTAATTCATCTAATAGTACATTTTATAGAAAATTCACATAAACATCAAAAATCAAGTGTTTATAAAATATTACTTTCAACTTTATTAAATAAAGCAAATCCAAGTTTTTTTGCTATTTTAACTACCATAGTTGGATTTTTAAGTTTTGTATTTTCAGATATAGAGCCTATAATAAAACTTGGCATTATGATGAGCCTTGGCATAAGTGTGAGTTTGATTTTAGCTTATATATATTTTGCAAGTGTTTTAATGCTTTTACCTCGCTTTGAATTTAAAAAACTCAATCAAAGTTCTTTAAAATTTTTGGGTTTTTGTGCTAATGTAAGTTTAAAGCATAGAAAAATTATTTATAGCATAAGTGTAATTTGTGTGGTATTTGCTTTGTTTGGAATTTCACAAATCAAAGTAGAAAATAGCTTTGTAAGTTATTTTAAGGATAGTTCTAGAATAAAACAAGGTTTGTTGATTATAGATAAAGAGCTAGGCGGAACTATGCCTTTAGATGTGATTGTTAAATTTAAGCATAACTCAAAACAAAATGAAAGCGTTGATGAATTCGAACAAGAATTTGATGATTTAGCTAAAGATGATAGGTATTTTTTTAGCAGTGAAAAGACAAGAATAGCCACTAAGGTTCATCAGTTTTTAAGTAAGCAAAAATATGTAGGTTCTGTGCTTAGTTTGCAAAGTTTATTAGAGCTTGGAAAAAGTATCAATGATGGTAAAGCTTTAGATGATTTTGCTTTGGCATTTTTATATGAAAATTTAGATGAGAGTTTTAAAAAGCAAGTTTTAACTCCTTTTGTGAGTATAGAAAATAATGAGTTAAGATTTAGTGTGCGTATGTTAGATAGTGATCCAAATTTAAGACGCGATGCTTTTTTAAAACAACTTGAAAAAGACTTAAACGAGCTTTTGCAAAATGATAATGTAGAGATTAAAATTAGTGGTATTATGCCTTTATATAATAATATGCTTCAAAGTCTTTTTTCATCACAATTTGATACTTTAGTTTTTGTGGTGCTTGTGATATTTGCTTTGTTTGTAGTGATTTTTAGAAGTTTTGTTTATGCCTTTGTGGCAATTTTAGCTAATCTCATACCTCTAGCTTTAGTATTTGGCTTAATGGGAATTTTAAATATACCACTTGATATTATGAGTATTACTATAGCTGCTATTTGTATAGGAATAGGGGTTGATGATATGATTCATTATATCCATCGTTTTAAAGAAGAGTTAAAACATAAAAGTTTAGAAGATGCTATAAAAGCTTCTCATTTTGGTATAGGTAGTGCTATTTATTACACTAGTGTTACTATTATTTTGGGCTTTTTGGTAATGATTAGCAGTAATTTTATCCCTACGATTTATTTTGGATTGCTTACGGTTTTGGCGATGAGCTTGCTTTTATTTGGTGCTTTATTTTTATTACCAAGTTTTATTGTAAGTTATTATCATTTTAAAACAAAATCATAA
- a CDS encoding ABC transporter substrate-binding protein produces MKKIIILFFSIAFAFALNLQDISKTMQEKIDESLKILDQNKNDKNKAAEKIFTLFDGIFDYTLMAKLSLSTRYEKLSESEKTRFNKAFEKNLKKSFTDKLALYDSQKLKVVGLEEKNKRAFLKTSMIVDGKENFVIFKFYDKNNDWQIYDVDIFGISIIQTYRSQFKDIIQNSDFNTLLEKLSSVDFSK; encoded by the coding sequence ATGAAAAAAATCATAATATTATTTTTTAGTATAGCATTTGCTTTTGCTTTAAATTTGCAAGATATTTCAAAAACTATGCAAGAAAAAATTGATGAAAGTTTAAAAATTTTAGATCAAAATAAAAACGATAAAAATAAAGCAGCAGAGAAAATTTTTACTCTTTTTGATGGTATTTTTGATTATACTCTTATGGCAAAACTTAGTCTTTCTACAAGGTATGAAAAATTAAGCGAGAGTGAAAAAACTCGATTTAATAAGGCTTTTGAAAAAAATCTTAAAAAAAGCTTTACAGATAAACTTGCTTTATATGATTCGCAAAAATTAAAGGTAGTTGGATTAGAAGAAAAAAATAAAAGAGCCTTTTTAAAAACTTCTATGATAGTAGATGGAAAAGAAAATTTTGTAATTTTTAAATTTTATGATAAAAACAATGATTGGCAAATTTATGATGTGGATATTTTTGGTATAAGCATTATACAAACCTATCGCTCACAATTTAAAGACATTATACAAAATAGTGATTTTAATACTTTGCTTGAAAAACTTTCTAGTGTTGATTTTTCTAAATAA
- a CDS encoding MlaA family lipoprotein, translated as MSKYIICLCLFFSTLILANDFEDFEQEYQKKEVKDSFYTYNKAMSKFNYDLYTYILRPIAISYKSITPSFVRTGVKNVFDTTRSPAKIINHLLTFEFKKAGEEFGRFCMNVIFGFGLLDSASKTSLKSYEVDFGTTLGKWGVNSGTHLVLPILGPSNVRDALALPIDWFLVPEAYIDNFWLGVGVNAALKLNELSFEYEKIDDIYQNSVDYYIFIRDAYEQRRQELIKQGN; from the coding sequence TTGTCAAAATATATAATTTGCTTGTGCTTGTTTTTTAGTACTTTAATATTAGCTAATGATTTTGAAGATTTCGAACAAGAATACCAAAAAAAAGAAGTCAAAGATAGTTTTTATACTTATAATAAAGCTATGAGTAAATTTAATTATGATCTTTATACATATATTTTAAGACCTATTGCTATTTCTTATAAAAGTATCACGCCAAGTTTTGTAAGAACTGGAGTTAAAAATGTTTTTGATACAACAAGATCTCCTGCAAAAATTATTAACCATCTCTTAACTTTTGAATTTAAAAAAGCAGGCGAGGAATTTGGTAGATTTTGTATGAATGTTATTTTTGGTTTTGGTTTATTAGATAGTGCAAGTAAAACTTCTTTAAAAAGTTATGAAGTTGATTTTGGAACAACTCTAGGAAAATGGGGAGTAAATAGTGGAACACATTTGGTTTTACCTATTTTAGGACCATCTAATGTAAGAGATGCTCTAGCTTTACCTATAGATTGGTTTTTAGTTCCTGAAGCTTATATAGATAATTTTTGGCTTGGAGTGGGTGTAAATGCTGCATTAAAACTTAATGAATTAAGTTTTGAGTATGAAAAAATTGATGATATTTACCAAAATAGTGTAGATTATTATATTTTTATACGCGATGCTTATGAGCAAAGGCGTCAAGAACTTATAAAACAAGGAAATTAA
- the modA gene encoding molybdate ABC transporter substrate-binding protein: MKKFLALIFLCIFGYSADVNIAAAANVAYAFKALQKEFQKQNPDISVNVSLGASGNLVSQIKNGAPFDIFMAANMKFAQNLYDDNFASTKPVIYAQGALALLSVRMDLSKGLNTLNDEKVKIITIANPKAAPYGQASIETMQNSKIYEQVKGKIVEAKSIGEALTQTLKAADVGFIAASALYEDGLKKYNLEEGKNYILIDSNLYEPINQGIVITSYGKDNAKAKKFYDFILSPEAKEIFKAYGYIVP; the protein is encoded by the coding sequence ATGAAAAAGTTTCTTGCACTAATTTTTTTGTGTATTTTTGGATATAGCGCTGATGTAAATATAGCAGCAGCTGCAAATGTAGCTTATGCTTTTAAAGCTTTACAAAAAGAATTTCAAAAGCAAAACCCAGATATTAGCGTCAATGTAAGTTTAGGGGCAAGTGGAAATTTAGTTTCACAGATTAAAAATGGAGCACCATTTGATATTTTTATGGCAGCAAATATGAAATTTGCTCAAAATTTATATGATGATAATTTTGCAAGTACAAAACCTGTTATTTATGCTCAAGGAGCTTTAGCTTTACTAAGCGTAAGAATGGATTTAAGCAAAGGACTAAATACCTTAAATGATGAAAAAGTAAAAATCATCACCATAGCTAATCCCAAAGCTGCTCCTTATGGACAAGCAAGTATAGAAACTATGCAAAATTCTAAAATTTATGAACAAGTAAAAGGAAAAATCGTAGAAGCAAAATCCATAGGAGAAGCTTTAACCCAAACATTAAAAGCAGCTGATGTAGGTTTTATAGCAGCAAGTGCATTATATGAAGATGGATTAAAAAAATACAATCTTGAAGAAGGAAAAAATTATATTCTAATAGATTCAAATCTTTATGAACCTATCAATCAAGGTATTGTTATCACTTCTTATGGAAAAGATAATGCTAAAGCTAAGAAATTTTATGATTTTATACTAAGTCCTGAAGCTAAAGAAATTTTCAAGGCTTATGGTTATATTGTCCCATGA
- a CDS encoding ABC transporter ATP-binding protein — MLKLDCEKKFKNKEKEFHLKAKFEIYEGDFCAIFGKSGSGKTTLLRILAGFEKAQGVCTFNDTIFFDDKNFLSPQKRKTGFVFQDYALFENMNVEQNLLYAKNDLKFANELLELLDLNKHKKSHILELSGGQKQRVALARAIMQKPKLLLLDEPFSALDNEIKVHLHDYLLNIHKTYKITTILISHDVSEVYKLANKVIILENGTIIKEGSPNEVFLKTQGSQKFVIKARILNLQKQDSIFIAILAIGNQISQVALSPLEAKDFKENDEVFLSQKAFALNLTKI, encoded by the coding sequence ATGCTAAAACTTGATTGTGAGAAAAAATTCAAAAATAAAGAAAAAGAATTTCATTTAAAGGCTAAATTTGAAATTTACGAAGGTGATTTTTGTGCTATTTTTGGTAAAAGTGGAAGTGGTAAAACTACACTTTTAAGAATTCTAGCAGGTTTTGAAAAAGCACAAGGAGTTTGCACTTTTAATGATACAATTTTTTTTGATGATAAAAACTTTCTAAGCCCGCAAAAAAGAAAAACAGGTTTTGTTTTTCAAGATTATGCTTTATTTGAAAATATGAATGTAGAACAAAATTTACTTTATGCAAAAAATGATCTTAAATTTGCCAACGAACTTTTAGAACTTTTAGATTTAAACAAACATAAAAAAAGCCATATTTTAGAGCTAAGCGGAGGTCAAAAACAACGCGTAGCTTTAGCAAGAGCCATTATGCAAAAACCTAAACTTTTGCTTTTAGATGAGCCATTTAGTGCTTTAGATAATGAGATAAAAGTGCATTTGCATGATTATCTTTTAAATATACATAAAACTTATAAAATCACTACTATTTTAATCAGTCATGATGTTAGTGAAGTTTATAAACTAGCCAACAAAGTCATCATTTTAGAAAATGGAACTATCATCAAAGAAGGCTCGCCTAATGAAGTTTTTTTAAAAACACAAGGCTCGCAAAAATTTGTCATAAAAGCACGCATTTTAAATCTACAAAAGCAAGATAGCATATTTATAGCCATACTTGCTATAGGTAATCAAATAAGCCAAGTAGCACTAAGTCCCTTAGAAGCTAAAGATTTTAAAGAAAATGATGAAGTGTTTTTAAGTCAAAAAGCCTTTGCACTAAATTTAACTAAGATATAA